In Manis pentadactyla isolate mManPen7 chromosome 3, mManPen7.hap1, whole genome shotgun sequence, a single window of DNA contains:
- the KIFC2 gene encoding kinesin-like protein KIFC2 isoform X3 — protein MVPRGLSERGDRKGILNFGKEEKTQKLATWSPKGSFLGFPRSRAPFLSVRIGSSETSRSSQATGLNYALFRRDGGAVAAADPGDPAQSTRCKPGGRRRPEQPAAELWTKLTSLVGCPESEDGPGGGAEGRPAGVTLEEALVRLAEFLSVQLGAEESLESPPDLSKSGDVPPLLTVTGQLLALLAWIRSPRGRQAALRVQTPAATGLPSQEESPSFSLMGEAQGQQPLQLEEDQRAWQRLEQLILGQMEELKQQLEVQEEELGRLRLGVGATDSEKRLQYLTLENEALKQSLSLTRDLLLHWGPGRLTRAPQEETEALVVLQGQLQEAQDTTEALQVQLGVQEMQLQGLQGALRQLQQETEQKCRRELQDMHGQLAGLRARTASLRQGCGDLRGLVSTLTQSCQGSLSEAQGQVSWALGALSAGRAGTQPPEEQQGPPTGCPGRLLELKGNIRVLCRLKPGTCSSLLSSEPGPGGTVTTCYRGHQRHFRLDWVFPPNASQEEVFRELEPAVLSCLQGYSVCIFTYGQTGTGKTYSMEGPPEDPGIAPRALQSLFREMGTGGQHCVTLSMVEIYNEAVRDLLAPGPPERLAVRQGPGGHGGIQVAGLTSWDVPNLETLYQMLSLGRSNRTTATTAMNQHSSRSHALVTLTLHAAAPPRGPGTAGTLHLVDLAGSERAWKAGAAGPSRGEQEGAQRLREARTINRSLLALGGVMAALRARRPHVPFRDSQLTRLLQPALGPGATAVLLLQRCTPADLHQARGSWRDRVLPQVCRTSGSSGAGPSPAPHGPALGDTLLPQH, from the exons TGACAGAAAGGGGATCCTCaactttggaaaggaagaaaaaacgcAGAAGCTAGCAACCTGGAGCCCTAAGGGTAGCTTTCTGGGATTCCCACGTTCCAGAGCTCCATTTCTAAGTGTTCGGATAGGCTCATCCGAAACTTCCCGGAGCTCTCAGGCCACTGGACTCAACTATGC CCTCTTCCGCAGGGATGGCGGGGCTGTGGCTGCCGCTGACCCTGGGGACCCCGCCCAG AGCACCCGCTGCAAGCCCGGGGGTCGCCGCCGCCCCGAGCAGCCCGCGGCAGAACTGTGGACCAAGCTGACTAGCCTGGTCG GCTGCCCCGAATCTGAGGATGGGCCCGGAGGGGGAGCCGAGGGCCGCCCAGCCGGGGTCACCCTGGAGGAAGCTCTCGTGCGTCTTGCTGAGTTCCTCTCAGTCCAGCTGGGGGCGGAAGAGAGCTTAGAGAGTCCTCCCGACCTGAGCAAG TCTGGTGATGTTCCCCCACTGCTGACCGTGACGGGTCAGCTCTTGGCCCTCTTGGCATGGATTCGGAGTCCGAGGGGGAGGCAGGCAGCCTTGAGGGTGCAGACCCCCGCTGCCACTG GACTTCCATCCCAAGAAGAAAGcccttccttttccctgatggGTGAGGCCCAGGGGCAGCAGCCCCTCCAGTTGGAGGAGGACCAGAGGGCttggcagaggctggagcagctCATCCTTGGACAG atGGAAGAGCTGAAGCAGCAGCTAGAAGTGCAGGAGGAGGAGCTGGGCCGACTGCGCCTTGGAGTG GGGGCGACAGACTCAGAAAAAAGGCTTCAATATCTAACCTTGGAGAACGAAGCCCTGAAACAGAGCCTGAGCCTCACTCGGGACCTCCTGCTGCACTGGGGCCCTGGCCGCCTCACCAGGGCCCCCCAG gaggagacagaggcactggtgGTGCTCCAGGGACAGCTTCAGGAGGCTCAGGACACCACAGAAGCCCTTCAAGTCCAG CTGGGGGTGCAGGAGATGCAGCTCCAGGGTCTTCAGGGGGCCCTCCGGCAGCTTCAGCAGGAGACTGAGCAGAAGTGCAGAAGAGAGCTGCAGGACATGCATGGACAACTGGCGG GACTTCGGGCACGCACGGCCAGCCTGCGTCAGGGTTGTGGAGACCTCCGAGGACTGGTCAGCACCTTAACCCAGAGCTGCCAGGGTTCCCTGAGCGAGGCCCAGGGCCAG GTATCCTGGGCCCTAGGCGCACTGTCTGCTGGAAGGGCTGGGACTCAGCCCCCTGAGGAGCAGCAGGGGCCCCCAACTGGATGCCCAGGGCGGCTGCTGGAGCTCAAGG GAAATATCCGTGTGTTGTGTCGGCTGAAGCCAGGGACATGCTCCAGCCTGCTGAGCTCAGAGCCTGGCCCCGGGGGCACCGTCACCACCTGCTATAGAGGGCACCAGCGTCACTTCCGCTTGGACTGGGTTTTCCCTCCAAACGCCAGCCAGGAGGAG GTCTTCAGGGAGTTGGAGCCTGCTGTGCTGTCCTGCCTCCAAGGCTACAGTGTCTGCATTTTCACCTACGGTCAGACAGGGACCGGGAAGACCTACAGCATGGAG GGCCCACCTGAGGACCCCGGCATAGCTCCTCGGGCACTGCAGTCACTGTTCCGGGAGATGGGGACGGGAGGGCAGCACTGCGTGACCCTCAGCATGGTGGAGATCTACAATGAGGCTGTCAG AGACCTTCTGGCCCCAGGGCCTCCTGAGCGTCTGGCTGTGAGGCAGGgcccaggaggccatgggggGATCCAGGTGGCAGGCCTCACCTCCTGGGATGTGCCCAATCTGGAGACACTGTACCAG ATGCTGAGCCTGGGGAGGAGCAACAGGACCACTGCCACGACAGCCATGAACCAGCACAGCTCCCGCTCTCACGCTCTGGTCACCCTGACGCTGCATGCAGCAGCCCCACCGCGGGGACCGGGCACTGCAG GCACGCTTCACTTGGTGGACCTGGCAGGATCTGAGCGAGCCTGGAAGGCAGGGGCGGCTGGCCCATCACGAGGAGAGCAGGAAGGCGCCCAGCGTCTGCGGGAAGCCCGGACCATCAACCGCTCGCTGCTGGCACTAGGAGGCGTGATGGCTGCATTGAGGGCCCGGCGGCCCCACGTGCCTTTCCGTGATTCACAGCTCACACGCCTATTGCAGCCGGCGCTGGGCCCCGGCGCCACTGCAGTTCTTCTGCTACAG CGTTGCACCCCTGCAGATCTCCACCAGGCCCGAGGATCTTGGCGAGACCGTGTGCTCCCTCAAGTTTGCCGAACGAGTGGGTCAAGTGGAGCTGGGCCCAGCCCGGCGCCGCACGGCCCCGCGCTCGGGGACACCCTCCTCCCTCAGCACTGA